AATCACCCTTTAAAGTCACTACTAGCCCAAGTATAGCAAGTATCCAGACTTCAATACTATGatttagttttgcttgttttgaaTTTATATAATTGGAATAGTAGAGTATAAACTGTTTTGTGTATCATCATCAGTATGACCTGatttcactcaacattatgtttttgatatttgtccatgataaatgcttttagttttagtttttcattatcattgctgtatagtattccacttgtgaatattttacaatttatgaCCCATCCCACTGTAGATGGATACATGGGTTGATGCAGGGTTAGGCTGTTTTAATAATTTTGCTTTGAACATTCTCATACACGTCCTTTGACAAACATGTACATGCATGTCTGTTGGTGTATACCTAGGGGTGGAATTGCTGCTCACTTAGTAAGTACATGTTCCCTTTTAGTAGATTTTCCAAATAGtttcccaaagtggttgtaccagttaCACTGATGTCAGCACTGTCTGGATATATCAGTTCCTCCACATTCTTGTGAACATTTggtataatttgtttttcattttatcccattggaatgtatttttaaaccttatttcTAGTtcttattatattcatttttttattactaaagaaCATGTTTGTAACTTTTTCATAAACTCTAAACAATTTCCTTAGTTTTCTGCTACTGTTGTCTAGTCCCTAGCACACTTAAAActtctctcattcattttttacATAGAGCTCTGTCACTGCTTTCCAGTACTTCCCTGAACAAGCTGAAACCTCCATTTATTGTTTGACTAACAACAGTTCTTTCATCTACTTGTATGACAGGAAAGAatacaattcttatttttttctcttacttctttCTCCCTTATCCTTTCCAACCTCTATCAAATTAACTTTTACTTTTATGTAGTCAAGGTTGGtgacatttttattctataaCCAGAGCTAAGAATAGAATCCCCCTTTTGTCTGTATATCTGTTTTAGAACCTGAAACATAATATAACATTCATATAAAGTCTGAATGCCCTGTAGCCAAAGATGTCTAGGACACACTGTATCAGAGCAAAGTTGAGTTTATTGACTTCTAATGAGGGAGACTGCATATTCTGGGAAAGCATCAGTCACCTCAGTAACAGCGCCTAAAAAGGTAATGGGCTTATATTAGGTGATTTTGCACAGGGTTCAGAGAAGTAGCCCTGGTCTGGATGCTTCCACTGAATGGGAATAATTCTATCATAGggtatcttatttaattttactcGGGAGatgagaagaacaaagttaggTTAAAACTgtaattggtttttttaaaacagcattcACTCAATCAGCTAGGACAGAGGACTCTGGTCATTGTTTTGGTTCATGCAGTGTTCTTGTTTTTGACTGTGCTCAAGCATGATCATGATGTCATCTTATTGTGCTTTTTTCCATCTGATCACAATCCCTCTTTAATGAAGTTGTTCTGTGAAGTTGTTTATATTCAACAGGAGAAGATCATGGCCCATTTGTGAGTGCCAGGCCAGTTCCTATGTTTAAGAggattattttctcaaaatattaattgtactataaaattcttagaagaaagcataggagaAAAGCTTTATGACATTGAATTTGGTGGTGATTTCTTGGGTATGAAACCAAAAGCCTATGCAATTAaggcaaaaacagacaaatgagagtacatcaaatttaaaaacttttataaaccAAAGAACACAATCaacagtgaaaaggcaacctatggaaagggagaaaatatttgcaaatgctaTATATGATATGGAGCTAATGTCCATAATATTTAAGAACTCCTACAGCCCAACGAAAACAACAAACATCAAATAGCCTGAACAAAGGacttagacatttctccaaaggtgATATGCAGATgaccaacaaacatatgaaaaaatgttcaacatcactattcatcagagaaatggaaatccaAACAACAATGTAGTGTCAACGTACACACATTAGGATGACTGCTatcaaaaaccagaaaatagcaagatttcaaACTGTTGGTGagattgtaaaatggtgcaactcctataaaaacagtatggaggcgtctcaaaaaaaatgtaaaagagaacTTCTATATggtccagcaatcccatttctgggtatatacctaaaGGAATTGAAAGCAGAGTCTTGAAGATATTTGTGTACCCATGTTCAAAGCAGCAGTATTTACAACTGgcaggaggtggagagagagagagaaatattattgaatcttaaaaacagaaagaagtctatcacatgctacaacatggatgaatattGAGGGCATTCTTCTAAGTAAAAGAAGAAGATcgtcacaaaaaggcaaatactgtatgattccactaaCACGATGTTCCACGGTTGTTAGATTCATACAAACAGAAAGTATAATGGTGCTTACTAAggactgggggaggaggaaaatgagaatttttgtttaatgggtatagagttcaGATTTGCAAAATGAAAGCATTCTGGAGCTCTCCTTCCcaataatgtgaatatacttaacactatggaactgtatacctaaaaatggttatgatggtaaattttgtgttacTTTTTTAACCACAATAAAATACATTGGTCATTGCAGAGCTATATTACTAGAGATAAGGACTGTATTTTCTGCTCCTTTGATCTACTGTTGTGAGTCCTGTGCCATTGAAAATACAGTGTTCCTAGAATCACGATAAAAtgaatttaccattttattttattttaggttaatttttcttatttagagagagagagagcatggaagtggaggagagaggcacagggaaagggagagaagaagatcccaagcaggctagcatggagcctgatgtggggcttgatgctatgaccctggggtcatgaattgaacagaaatcaagagtcagatgctgagccaactgagccacccaggcacctcagattcACCATTTTAACTCCATCAGTTGGATTTAccatatcttcaaatatttctaaaCCAATAATTCAGGTTTCCATAATTCTTAACTGAAGCTCtctattttcctgcttctgtctGGACTAAATGATCTCTAAATGTGTACAAAACTATAATCTTGTTTTTATACCTGTTAGTTAAGTCCATTGTTTGATAGATTTCTTATCTCCTTTTTGTTAAAGCCTTCTCTGTGCTACAGTATATCCTCAAGTGAATTCGTAAGAGANNNNNNNNNNNNNNNNNNNNNNNNNNNNNNNNNNNNNNNNNNNNNNNNNNNNNNNNNNNNNNNNNNNNNNNNNNNNNNNNNNNNNNNNNNNNNNNNNNNNCCTGGTCATCGCCTTGGCGTCCGTGTCGTCGCTCTTCCTGTTCTCGGTGCTGGTGTTCGTGGCGGTGCGGCTGTGCAGGCGGAGCCGGGCGGCGTCGGCGGGCCGCTGCCCGGTGCCCGAGGGCCACTTTCCGGGCCACCTGGTGGACGTCAGCGGCACGGGGACGCTGTCCCAGAGCTACCAGTATGACGTGTGTCTGCGGGGAGGAACTGGGACCAATGAGTTCAAGTTCTTGAAGCCGATTATCCCCAAATTTCCACCCCAGGGCGCTGGTGAAGAAATAGAGGAAAACGCCACCTTCCGGAATAGCTTTGGATTCAGTTAGGGATCTGGTCACAATGCCGTGAGTTTTATCATTTATCTCTAGTTTCCCGGAACACCGAGTTTGAGAGCGTCATGGAGAAAAATCCTACCTTCAGGTATGATTTCCCTGAGTTTATCCTTTTCAACTTTATCTTGCCCAATTTTGGAAAAACTGATTTCTGTGTCACTGCATCTATGTACACACAATGACATTCCAAATCTATGCATGTTTTCCTGAAATGTTTGCTTTGGATGGCATTTGTCAGGATAAGCTgtcttaatgaaatgaaatacggtttttctttttattctatccaTTCTGTTTCATCACACTCTAAGTACTTTTGATgctaaatagcaaaaataaaaaattttttaatttagtttttgaagGAATACATGTGAATGATAATGAATGTAATATGTGAGAAAACCTGACAAAAAGCAACAGTCTTCTAGCTACTGTTCTTTCCTAGTTTTCATACAGACAgccaaacatattttaaacaatttttattgaattaatatatacagaaaagggAACGAATCGTAATATCAATTTGTTTACAGAAAGTGAACATACTTGGTACCAGCATCTTGATGGTTAGTAATGAAACATTACTAACATTTAAAGTACCACACAAATCACCCTTTAAAGTCACTACTAGCCCAAGTATAGCAAGTATCCAGACTTCAATACTATGatttagttttgcttgttttgaaTTTATATAATTGGAATAGTAGAGTATAAACTGTTTTGTGTATCATCATCAGTATGAACTGatttcactcaacattatgtttttgatatttgtccatgataaatgcttttagttttagtttttcattctcattgctgtatagtattccactgtgtggatatttttcaatttatgaCCCATCCCACTGTATATGGATACATGGGTTGGTGCAGGGTTAGGCTGTTTTAATAATTTTGCTTTGAACATTCTCATACACGTCCTTTGGCAAACATGTACATGCATGTCTGTTGGTGTATACACAGGGGTGGAATTGCTGCTCACTTAGTAAGTACATGTTCCCTTTTAGTAGATTTTCCAAATAGtttcccaaagtggttgtaccagttaCACTGATGTCAGCACTGTCTGGATATATCAGTTCCTCCACATTCTTGTGAACATTTGGTATAGTTTGTTTATCATTTTATCCcattggaatatatttttaaaccttatttctagttctttttatattcattttttattactaaagaaCATGTTTGTAACTTTCATAAACTCTAAACAATTTCCTTAGTTTTCTGCTACCGTTGTCTAGTACCTAGCACACAActtctctcattcattttttacATAGAGCTCTGTCACTGCTTTCCAGTACTTCCCTGAACAAGCTGAAACCTCCATTTATTGTTCGACTAACAACGGTTCTTTCATTTACTTGTATGACAGAAAAGaatacaatttctatttttttctctgacttctttctccCTTATACTTTCCAACCTCTGTCAAAttaagttttacttttatgtaGTCAAGGTTGAtgacatttttattctataaCCAGAGCTAAGAATAGAATTCCCCCTTTTGTCTGTATATCTGTTTTAGAACCTGAAACATAATATAACATTCATATAAAGTCTGAATGCCCTGTAGCCAAAGATCTCTAGGACACACTGTATCAGAGCAAAGTTGAGTTTATTGACTTCTAATGAGGGAGACTGCACATTCTGGGAAAGCATCAGTCACCTTAGTAACAGCGCCTAAAAAGGTAATGGGCTTATATTAGGTGATTTTGCACAGGGTTCAGGGAAGTAGCCCTGGTCTGGATGCTTCCACTGAATGGGAATAATTCTATCATAGggtatcttatttaattttacttgggagatgagaagaacaaagttaggTTAAAACtgtaattgggtttttttttaaacagcattcACTCAATCAGCTAGGACAGAGGACTCTGGTCATTGTTTTGGTTCATACAGTGTTCTTGTTTTTGACTGTGCTCAAGCATGATCATGATGTCATCTTATTGTGCTTTTTTCCATCTGATCACAATCCCTCTTTAATGAAGTTGTTCTGTGAAGTTGTCTATATTCAACAGGAGAAGATCATGGCCTATTTGTGAGTGCCAGGCCAGTTCCTATGTTTAAGAGGCTGATTTTCTCAAAACATTAATTgtactataaaattcctagaagaaagcataggagaaaagcttcatgacattgaaTTTGGTGGTGATTTCTTGGGTATGAAACCAAAAGCCGAtggaataaaggcaaaaatagacaaatgagagtacatcaaacttaaaaacttttataaaccAAAGAACACAATTaacagtgaaaaggcaacctatggaaagagagaaaatatttgcaaatactaTATATGGTCTGGAGTTAATGTCCATAATATTTAAGAACTCCTACAacccaacaaaaacaacaaacatcaaataacctgattaaaaaatgaacaaaggacttagacatttctccagagatgATATGCAGATgaccaacaaacatatgaaaaaacgttcaacatcactaatcatcagagaaatggaaatccaAACTACAATGTAGTGTCACCATACACACATTAGGATGACTGCtatcaaaaaaacagaaaatagcaagatttcaaaaggatatggagaaactagTCCctctgtgcactgttggtgagattgTAAAATGGTGAAACTCctataaaaacagtatggaggcttctcaaaaaaacGTAAAAGAGAACatctatatgatccagcaatcccatttctgggtatatacctaaaGGAATTGAAAGCAGAGTCTCGAAGATATTTGTGCACCCATTTTCAAAGCAGCAGTATTCACAACTGgcaagaggtggagagagagagaaatattattGAATCTTAACAAAGGAAAGACGTCTATCACgtgctacaacacggatgaacaTTGAGGGCattcttttaagtaaaagaagaagatcttcacaaaaaggcaaatactgtatgattccactaatATGATGTTCCACGGTTGTTAAATT
This region of Suricata suricatta isolate VVHF042 chromosome 6, meerkat_22Aug2017_6uvM2_HiC, whole genome shotgun sequence genomic DNA includes:
- the LOC115293405 gene encoding protocadherin beta-11-like, coding for MPLVIALASVSSLFLFSVLVFVAVRLCRRSRAASAGRCPVPEGHFPGHLVDVSGTGTLSQSYQYDGAGEEIEENATFRNSFGFS